The window TAGTTTTCCGACCTAATCGAAGATTGACGTCTCTTAGGCCTATTGGTTCCTGAACGGCAAGGTATTTTCGTAAGGTCGCCCTCTGGAATGTTGAAACTTCTTCCGACTTCTCTGATTTTCCTTTTCTCTTCTTTGACAGCCCGCAAAGCATTTTTTAGGTCATCTGGCGAGTACTTTAGGCGATCACCCTTTCGAATGTAATTTCCTCGGCATCTGAGAACAAAACCACGAAAAACAAAGATTAGGCAAACCTTTGTATATAAGCGTTGTGAGGGGGAATCATGCGCGCAAACGCGTACCATTACCCGACTGCGACCATGTGCGAATAAACCTAAACCTAAAAAATATGCAACTGAACTAATCTAAAGACCAATCATATACCGAAACACGCGTAAATTAACGTAGTTTAAGGACTATGTACAGATTATTTAGATTGGAGAAATGATGTAGGCTTACCTTCTTATTTCCTGATGagagaaaattataagaaaatcacGATAAACACTTCTTTCACTCTCACTCATTAACAACTGCCAGTGGCGCGCCGGGTGTTGTTGTCTAGTAGTTCGCATAGCAACCGCTAGTGCAGCACTTATCAGACATCGGATTACTATGTCCGTTTGTCTCAAACAGTGATGCGCACTATTACCCACTGCGCAGAATTACCCCACTCTCCCCTAATACACGCATAGTAGGTTTTTATTCATAGATTGGCATATTTTACTTATCAGAGAAACATTCGTCATACCAACTAGAAATTGGCTGAGCCATAGCAAAGCCTACCTCTCGTAAGGATTGAATGATTTCATGTCTATTGACTGTCAGCACGATATTTCGAAAGCGAACTTATACAAagacttgaaatattgtatgaaactatttgtacatagacaagaataatttatatgatgGTGAATTTCCAGCCATACAATTTCGTCGAGCGCCATTGAAGCCCATCACTCGTTGAATCTCTTAGTGTAGCGTACTTCTGCCTTGTTATTGCAGTAAATTAAGGTACCTCCTACGTTAGGCTTACCCATTAAATGGCAgctaatgtttcaataaaaattcttgtaaataattgtatttcttttttttattaatttaacaacgTTGTTACAAAATGAAATGCAACGTTttctaaatctaatttttaaacatgtacaGCTTAATAACACTAAATATCTTATTTGTCTTGGGGAGACTTGTTGGACATAGAATTTcagttaaacatatttaaacaattttaagagtACATATTACTTGAATAATAAACCGGCAGTTTAgtacatttaattaacaataaaaaaatatgtaagacACATCTTTGAGTAAACatcaaattatgttataatttgttatgaaaatattttatctgtagaccttaaaaatgtattattcaaaccttctttgtattattgtaactagTATTATGTGGATATTTCTTCGTTTTGTCAATTTATTCTATCATTCTAAGTTTCACATTAAACAATAGTTTATAGTGCAAATGTGTATTGTACTTTATTTGCACATACTTGATGCAGTATAAGGGATGATTAAGGGAGAGGTGACTTCGGGCGTTTAGAAATGTCGCCACATTAAACATTTTCTCCAGTAGCCATGTGGCTTCTGAGTGCCGAGCTGATATCGCTCTACCGAGCGCTGAGTTATTGAATCTGACCTGGTGTTGATTAAATAAATAGACTAGTCTATACAGGAACCATTTAAATAAACCTACACAGCTTTTCAGATAAGTTTTGATTCATTATTTCTAATGTTCttcttattatgtttttttttaataaatgatcaTCCACTGGAGAGTGGTCATTCACTAGGGCAGGGCACTCACCCTGTCCAGCGGTACGGTGGTGGTCAGCCAGGCTCCAGGTTATAAGAGGTATTAAGAGCCAGAGATGTAGGCTACGTGTGGTTGAGATTTGATAACTATCTAACATCTATTGATGAACAAATTGAGAATATTTCAGTTACGGTATCTATATGTTCTATATGATTTTAAGACTGCTATATGGCTAAAAAtgcttaataaaattaatagtatacaaaacaaaattgtaacacTAAAGATGCTGATATCGCATCTCGCACCCTGGTGCGAACATCGCGCTACGTTGCGTTAGGTAAGGTTAGGTCGACGATTATAGCAAACTATGTAGCCACTAGCTTATTGTATTTCTCAATGTAAATTATATGGTaataaacttccaaaataacgctATTAATTTATCCTTATGCTATCTTTATCTTTTCCAAATTACTGTAGCCGGACTAAAAACGATTTTAGATTTGCATATTTTCAGCTGGAATCGTGGGTTCCTTCACACATTCTTTACTCTGattttttacacaaacaaaagtaacaagaattacatatttttatttgtactaggtctttattttgtatagtatgaaattttatttgagtaagtttagtaaattaccAGTCTGCgctaaatgtgaaaaaataattaaataactataaagaaataattcataaaatatgcaaaatcaGTATAATTCTGACATTGtcttatttttctgaaataatatacataataaccaCTAACGCACTGTGAACTTTTATGTACTTTACTCATGAAATTATTTACCttcaacaaatatttgtaaaactccTAAAAACCTATAGCACTGAATGTGGAATTTAGTTTGCAATTGTAACAGGTGTTGTCACTAAAATGTATTGCTATTTACACCAACATATAACTGAAATTATtatcgtttatttattattattgaatgtagCGTATTAAACACGCTTTCatacatgttatatttaatatattcactaAGAGCAGTATAgtgaataaatatgatttatgagCTGTTTTCCAACatagaacatactatggaaatatgagttcatttttaaaatggcaaCCAATCCGTTTTAATGAATGCAAATCCAAATGAACcaattttttgtgttttctggTGTATTCATGTATAAAAGTATATCATGtaagtatttgtttatttctgtttaaccttttaatttaattttcaatattagaTGCGTAGTAAAACCTCAATCATTATCTACTTTGTCTTAATGTAGAGACGTCCAATAACTATTCCATGACAGGTATAGTAAAGTTGATTGTAGCCCAATCAAAAGTTATAGAGCTATGTCATAGCGTCACAACCGacaacttttatttcaatttgtacaCGACAccttattaaatcttttttttattgaaattgtgaCCTTTTCACAGAAAATGTTGCTTAATTATGAAttcataatttaatgtttttaaatatgtaaaatttcgaTTAAAGTACATAGTCCAAGTGAGATGATTTTCTATGTCAAATAATTACCAATGTGTTCTCCCTCTCTCAGAAGTTTGAGAGGAGCTTTGTTTTTTATTACCTTTTGGCAAACAAACTTTTAGCTTTTTTGGGTATTCCAATGCAATTCCATATGCTGTGTACACCCAAAGATAACTTGTTTGTTCGGTTTCAATGCATATTCTACGTAATATATTTCGTCCTATGATGTATCAACTGGCACATCACGCCAACAGACAGATCATGCCAAGATTGGAGGAGGTTCGGTCTGTGGCTTTGAGATATATTCCGAGAAGGAATTTGATCTCAGAGTTGATGATAGTAAAATAAGAGTCTTGGCCTCTCGGTTTACGGGaactttttaaatcattaattggctgaaatattttcttataatatcaGTTTAATTCAACCCATAActgattatttagttttaaatagtttgaaGGAAAATGGCTCACGACAACAAACTTTTTGTGAACACTTTTAATAGTTCTTTTCTGAATAATCTCAACGAAATTACTTTTGGTAATACTTAGagtaatattagtaattaaaaaacgtagTCCAATCTAACTTCTTAGGTTCATGCATAGGATTAAATGCGAGAGCAATGTTTCAACGTAGTTTGATTTGGAATGCTTTGAAGTAACATAGTTAATCTTTGAATGACTATTAACAAGATAAACAAGTCAcacaaacaaaatagaaaatttacaaaaCGTATTGTActtggtattatttgtttactgGTTTTTACAATAGTTATGTTTACATAAGCATGACAATAACGTTCATATCTACAAATTCCAGCTGTTTCcttaaacattagtttttactCAATTTCCAAATCTCCTGaactaacaaacaaaaaatacatattattcctttttatatttagttgATTTAAATTTAGACTTACAATTCcgatttttactaaatatttaactatgtttAAATCAAAACTAGTTATTTGCTCAAATGTTGAATAAAATGAGACagactttaaagtttttttctagaaatagatgtattttttcgtttttttatttctattagcGTTTTGCTTACTAATCTTACAATGAAAACTGTagcatgaaaattaatttctgtatattatttgaatttttgtagTTATTAACGTACACTGTGGTATAGTACGCGATGACAATAAATGGATGGTTTTGTCGCCTGGTTTCCGGTAGATAATGTTTTGTAACTTATCTTTTGCGGTATCCTAAAATCGGTAAGGAAGATCACGTTTCTCCATTCCCTTCCCTTTTCATACTTCTATGTGTGTACAATGTGGTTTTCCAGGGAAAAGGAACATTCCACTCTCCTCTTCCGATAGTTGCGACGCTCTTAGGGAAGTGATTTACAAACActaccaataataaatatatctttctcgagcaataattttgtttacctGGCCAAATTTTCCATTAGGCAagacagtatttttacataaattctaAATCTCTCTACAATATATTGCAAAGGACGGTAACGTAATATTTCTACAAGATATGTTTTAATTGATGACATATAATAGTTCATTATTTTGATaacttatttataacttatttacaatGTTGTAATCTACAACTGTTAGAagtaatactataaaattatttataatctatagTACAGTTAAATTATTCTATGAGTcgcatttaattttaatataattttcaattttttcctaGAGAGGTTCTCTTACCCCTATATATCAAGGGTAAACCTCGGACATTTCTGGCTACTTTAGCCAGTATGCGATATAATAAATTACACCCTTCCAAGTATTAATTGCTTCGCTCAGTGTATACGGCGTTTAAAACAAACAATCCCGCAAGAAAGTCGATGCCTCAACACCccaaagaaatattttgatttatatgtctCAACGCATAAACAAACGAGCTAAACTATAAATTGAATTCCCATATTTGAGCTATATTAGTTAGTTTGTTGAAACTCGGATATCTCCTCTACTTTTTTTAGAGTCCGTAGATGCCTCGCTTCTTATCTCTCCCACTTCCTCCTTATACCTCGATTTCTGCTTTACCTTTTTCCTAGGCCTCGCCCTCTTATTTGCACTCTCTTTTTCCCACACTCCTTGCCTTGCCTTCTCACACGCTCTCTCCTTCCCTGTCTAGGTCGCCTTCTCCCGTGCCCTTCTCTTTTATCTCGATATCACCTTTGCCTTCTACCAAAGCATCTCCGTCTCCTAGACTGTCACCTTCTACCGCTCTTTTTCCTTCTCTCTCTCACTCGCCACCATCCTTGCCCTATTTCTTGCcctccccttaaaaaaaattgaaattctttttattataatataaaatttaactcaaagaaaacatatttgaaatatgAGAACAAAACTTGTAGGTAGCAGTTTTAggtctaaacatttttataacattttatatatttacttttaaaattagttgaatagttttatgaatatacagtttaaattaaaagaaaaattataactgtaacaataaatgaaaaagaagcaaaacataaattacaataaattgttttaaattttcaacaaagaTGTAACAGGACTAAGTATCTCAACACAAAATCGTGTATACatttttgatattaatatattcataattttccgagatatgaattttcaaattttcaatttagttatattattttaccacaaattaaaatcaaaacattattttattatttttatatcttaaattgtATATACTATCTATTTAAGACTTTCGTATTCTTTAAAGTATAACATAACCTTCCAAGTAATATAACCAAGAGTTATGTGTTGAAAAggtaaatgaaacaaacaattcaatacatttttataagtaaagtttatttacaataatctgAATATCTgttaaagagaaataaatatgtatagcaGAGGTCCACGACGAGCATTATCAAAATCGAAGGTGAGGTTTGTTTTCCATCATGTGCCTGAAACAGAATGCAGGGAAATTAGTTTTGCATGAAACTATTATCTGGTaatacttttaaagaaataactgCCCaacgttatttaaatataattatttgtaaatttaacgTGTATGATCCTTCATGATGCATAAAATCATTTATGTCAGGTTCATATTAAatacaaacttcaaattttgccAGTATacgtaaaagaaaaatattgctgttggttacattatatatatagactatatatatatatatatatatatatatatatatatatatatatatatatatatatatatttgtttattttttctccGCATTTATGTTTCTGTTGCCGTTGAAAGTTATAATCTAAATTTACCAGTTCACGCCTTGTTAAAACATTGATAGCGCAATTTATACTACGTACTTATCTAGTGTTTCCCAGAAAACCATGAGTGCAGCACGATCCAAATGACGTTTAGTAAGTGATATCTGAATAAGAGTCACATCCCAGGTTTCCACTATCGGGTCTAGCTGCATCTCTTCAAACTTCAGATGAAACCCACatactataacaaaataatacatttcttagtTATACAAAATAACAGTTATAGGGCATAAATAGTTAAACAGGTATATAATATTGAgccattttttgttatttgtattccATTTTCTACCTGATTTACTTTAGTACCTGATTTAATGTTGCCTGCTATCAGCATGAATCTTCAGATATactactattttttaaatctaaaacactTCATTTGTAgtgtaaacttatttttgttgTCTAATGAAATGCACTTTAACAATGTTCAAATTCATAAATCCATTAATACTTCCCCGCAACTAATAATTTGATTGGCAGAGCAAAAtctaaatttactatttaaaacagttcttgagtaatttaatataatatttaagggCTAACTTACTTAGGACTGGACAAAAGCTGGTCCAATTCAAAGTTGTGGATGCCTGAATGAATAAATCTATTTCAAGAATTATGTTGGTCTCTTACTTTCAGAAAATAGTCTCTCAGGATTGTCATTCCACGGCAACCCCGTCAAAGGAGGCCCGTCCCAAGTATGGCCCATAGCGAACACAGCCACTACTCGATTCCAGTCGCTTGATGTCAGCAAGTAAGGATTGTCAGTCACTTCGTATGGAACCATCAATCCTCCATCCTTTCGCCTTTGtagaaaaatcttatttttgcaTGGGGCACCTTGTCTCTTCTTTTCTCTTGAAGAAACAAACCTGCAAGAGAAATCCAGTGAATGAAGATTGATTTACTATgtaatagtatatataatttaaagattcTCCTTTAATTATTACGTATACATTTATGCATATAGTAACCTTTTACAAAAATtgcacttttttataaattacataaatcttaagtttatttaagataatttgaaTAATCCCTAGTGCCTTAATTGCTGCGTGtttactttttcattataaaagctcataaaattatgtacaaataacATAGAGTTGATTAAATTGGTGCCTACACATTTTTCTGTAGTCGTTTTTCCTATAAAGCTAAGACAATCTTTAACTAGATTTATTTCCTTCCACTGggaagaaatattgtatattttagctTAATAGTTTGATTCATGGCTAAGTAACTGTAATCCTAGGAAAGCTGAAGGGCATTGTAGATAGCAtagttgtgtttattttaaattatgttattgtactttcttattaacaaaaaagtttaaagatttttaagtaatatatgagtttaatttaataatttttaaaattttaatgtaacctatttttactattaattccACTAATCTTCTATTGTAAAGAGTTACTTACTTGAGGTCCTGTAGGAGGTCCTTGGCATTGTACATGGTGATGAGTGAGGATGTCCCTTGAGGGATAACTATCATGGGAGTACGAGAGATTCGCCTATTATATCCTGAAGACCATAGGAGACTAGCCTGTTATAacatcataattttgtaaatataaaatacaggtaAGTACTGTCAAACAATGAATATTGTTAAGTTGTCCATTAATAAATCTATTGAGAACTTACATTCATCAGGATAGTGATCCCTTGATCCATAGAAATggatttttagtttagtttacagGCCATTTAAGCCCAAGCCATTTTACAGGTACTTGTAGCAGGCTGTTTACAAATGGgggtgtatttaaaattgtaaataatttacaaatattacgaAATCTTATATGTTATCTTTTCAACACAGTAGAAAAACTAATATATGCACATATAACATGCCTTTCAATTGAAAATCCTGCCGTATTTTTTTCATTAGGTCTTAAGGTATAAAAGCTGTTGATGTTATCCCTCGGAATTGTAAAGTGCACAAACATAACATTATGAACAATTGAATGGCATTTAAACGGGTACGGActtaaaaacacaagaattggagAGGACTCAAAAACCACTGACGAAATGATGCAGAATTGCAATATCAAAGTAATAATTAACAGATTATATAAATAACCTAGAGTAAAGATTATTCGTATTAATGTTGTTTGATTACAAATATATGTGCCGCACGCTCATATAATACATAGTGCTGAATAAAACACATACAACAGTAATTAAACAACAAACTGCAAACGGAAATACTGAGTATTAAAATTACGCACatcaaagagtaaaataaatacgACTTCACAAACAGCTAATGCATACATGTTACGCACGACAAAACTGATGTCTACACAGTTCAGAAACTGACATATACACTAGCTGTGCTTGAATTATGTCTTAAGTTGATCATGTATTGTAAAGTGATTTgtgaatataatttaagtaatttttgaaattgtaaaagcATTAGTGATTATTGTACTTCATTGTAACTGTAAAACAGTTTTCGTAGTTCAAATAAGAGGAAATATTGGCAAATAAGAACCTATTTACAATTTCTTTCAACCTTGGTCGCTATTTGCTCATTGTTGCAATTATTATTCTTGGCGTTAATCGCCTCTCATATACAGACTTTCTATCTATACCTCtggttgtaataataaaacacacaaaagtgacttacatgtatacatattttcaaattaattcaactAAGTTTcaattaaactatttacaaactGAGAGAAACTTACCACTGCTGCTAGAACGGGCTGAGGGTAACGTATCTCAGGGACTGCTATCGTGTTGGGTTGATCTCCTCCTGTTACTGCAGTTACTGACATTCCTTGGTATGTTTCCACTGTATCGACTTTGGTCTCtgtaaaagttcaatttaaatataaaatagaactcCGGTCATATTTGAACCtgatattaaatcatttatacaaatttatttaacaaatttttctttcttttttacatttaaattctaaataaggctgataattttcaaaatatgcaTAGATGATCTGCAACCTAGTTTACTAATGGGAACGTATCTACTCCTGAACCAAAAACCTGAGAGAATGGAGTTAGAAACAATCAAAATAGCTTCATGTATGATAGTTCAAACTATATATTCCTTaagaaagaaaaattaacaatatcctaacataacaataaaacaatctgTAATGCTTAATGCATCGCTTGCTGTTTATATAAGATAGTATATTTTTGAACTTATAATTAAAGGGGTAATTTTACCTGTTTGCACTCCCATAACATCTAGTTTGGGTTTCTTTGCCACGCTCTCTGTCGATTCGTCTATTACAAATTGTACTTGTGTTGGAAAGTCTACAGGTGcacttttatcaatattttcagagGTGGTAGTTTCACCGTTTAAGTAGGCAAGAAGGTCTTTGCGGTCAGGTCTGCGCACTACTGGAATATTTTCAGCCTGCAAAACATTCCTgggttataaactttaaaaacgagaaacaaaaaattgttaatgaaaattatttctgcATAGGCAACACTGGCTTCGACAATGTCGATAATGTTGTAGTCTATATTTTCTACCTAGGTCTTATGGGGAATCATGTGGGATAATGATATGGGATTTTAAATTGTGTCATACTAACACATTGCGAGGTGGGGTGAGTGAGAAAAAAATTAAGCAAGATGTCTGTAAGTTAAAGCACCTAATGATTcatataacattaaatacata of the Homalodisca vitripennis isolate AUS2020 chromosome X, UT_GWSS_2.1, whole genome shotgun sequence genome contains:
- the LOC124369789 gene encoding parafibromin-like isoform X2 — protein: MSDLLNVLRQYNMNKGDIIESNNLIVFGDLSWDKNVKTNYLMWGSGKNGAPKEYYTLESLLFLLEHVTLPHSTYVRQAVAENIPVVRRPDRKDLLAYLNGETTTSENIDKSAPVDFPTQVQFVIDESTESVAKKPKLDVMGVQTETKVDTVETYQGMSVTAVTGGDQPNTIAVPEIRYPQPVLAAVASLLWSSGYNRRISRTPMIVIPQGTSSLITMYNAKDLLQDLKFVSSREKKRQGAPCKNKIFLQRRKDGGLMVPYEVTDNPYLLTSSDWNRVVAVFAMGHTWDGPPLTGLPWNDNPERLFSEICGFHLKFEEMQLDPIVETWDVTLIQISLTKRHLDRAALMVFWETLDKHMMENKPHLRF
- the LOC124369789 gene encoding parafibromin-like isoform X1, with amino-acid sequence MWSYYFGVFYTMSDLLNVLRQYNMNKGDIIESNNLIVFGDLSWDKNVKTNYLMWGSGKNGAPKEYYTLESLLFLLEHVTLPHSTYVRQAVAENIPVVRRPDRKDLLAYLNGETTTSENIDKSAPVDFPTQVQFVIDESTESVAKKPKLDVMGVQTETKVDTVETYQGMSVTAVTGGDQPNTIAVPEIRYPQPVLAAVASLLWSSGYNRRISRTPMIVIPQGTSSLITMYNAKDLLQDLKFVSSREKKRQGAPCKNKIFLQRRKDGGLMVPYEVTDNPYLLTSSDWNRVVAVFAMGHTWDGPPLTGLPWNDNPERLFSEICGFHLKFEEMQLDPIVETWDVTLIQISLTKRHLDRAALMVFWETLDKHMMENKPHLRF